In a single window of the Leisingera daeponensis DSM 23529 genome:
- a CDS encoding HD domain-containing protein has translation MSVRLHAQFSFLLEADKLRRIERQNLILDCSRRENSAEHSWHLALYALVLAPFAEPEVSVSRAIRMLLLHDLVEIDAGDHPITDKVNWDAVAQAEQAAADRLFGLLPADQGAEFMTLWQEFEAAQTPDARFAKRVDHCQPVFQTLYGAQPLDWHIDVVRQNLFGGRAAALENDLPEAFHHALALLGEDTGHDCSRLTARLPFLNEADKLKLITRASRLGDGSRHENSAEHSWHIMLYGWVLAEHSAEAADVDRVLQMLLLHDLVEIDAGDAPIHGVVDPAALAALAAKEQAAADRLFGLLPADQGAPMRAIWEEFEAAGSADAVYAKSIDRVQPVLLNLLNGGGSWVDYNVTLPQLDARVGEKVSRGTPGVWDYVRATVEPWFRETERL, from the coding sequence GTGAGCGTCCGGCTGCACGCGCAATTTTCCTTCCTGCTGGAAGCGGACAAGCTGCGCCGGATTGAGCGCCAGAACCTGATCCTGGATTGCAGCCGCCGCGAAAACTCAGCCGAGCACAGCTGGCATCTGGCGCTGTACGCGCTGGTTCTGGCGCCTTTTGCGGAGCCGGAGGTGAGCGTTTCCCGCGCCATCCGGATGCTGCTGCTGCATGATCTGGTCGAGATCGACGCAGGCGACCACCCGATCACCGATAAGGTGAATTGGGACGCTGTGGCGCAGGCAGAGCAGGCCGCGGCAGACCGGCTGTTCGGCCTGCTGCCCGCGGACCAGGGCGCAGAATTCATGACGCTGTGGCAGGAGTTCGAAGCGGCGCAAACCCCGGATGCGCGGTTTGCCAAGCGCGTGGATCACTGTCAGCCGGTGTTTCAGACGCTGTACGGTGCACAGCCCCTGGACTGGCACATTGATGTGGTCCGCCAGAACCTGTTCGGCGGCCGCGCTGCCGCGCTGGAAAACGACCTGCCGGAAGCCTTCCACCACGCGCTGGCGCTGCTGGGCGAGGACACCGGACATGACTGCAGCCGCCTGACGGCCCGCCTGCCGTTCCTGAATGAAGCCGACAAGCTGAAACTGATTACCCGGGCGTCGCGGCTGGGTGACGGCTCGCGGCACGAAAACTCGGCAGAACACAGCTGGCACATTATGCTCTATGGCTGGGTGCTGGCAGAACACAGCGCGGAAGCGGCGGATGTCGACCGGGTGCTGCAGATGCTGCTGCTGCACGATCTGGTGGAGATCGACGCAGGCGATGCGCCGATCCACGGCGTTGTCGATCCCGCCGCGCTAGCGGCTCTTGCCGCCAAGGAACAAGCCGCCGCAGACCGTCTGTTCGGACTGCTGCCTGCGGACCAGGGCGCGCCGATGCGCGCGATCTGGGAAGAGTTCGAGGCCGCAGGCAGCGCAGATGCGGTCTATGCCAAGTCCATCGACCGGGTGCAGCCGGTGCTGCTGAACCTGCTGAACGGCGGCGGCAGCTGGGTCGATTACAACGTGACCCTGCCGCAGCTCGATGCCCGCGTCGGCGAGAAGGTCAGCCGCGGCACGCCCGGCGTTTGGGACTATGTGCGCGCAACGGTCGAACCCTGGTTCCGCGAGACCGAGCGCCTGTAA
- a CDS encoding MOSC domain-containing protein: MVTAFAEMLKCHAAPGRVAWIGLRPGRREDVQTPGSAEVSLDGLVGDHAKAGKRAVTLIQAEHLPVIAALARIGAVQPEQLRRNLVISGINLAALRKAALRVGSAVLQVTGPCPPCSRMEEVLGRGGYNAMRGHGGWYAEVLEPGRVALGDSVTFLTDAE, from the coding sequence ATGGTCACCGCCTTTGCGGAGATGCTGAAATGCCATGCGGCCCCGGGCCGGGTGGCATGGATCGGGCTGCGTCCCGGGCGGCGAGAAGACGTTCAGACGCCCGGCAGCGCCGAAGTGTCCCTGGATGGCTTGGTCGGCGATCACGCCAAGGCCGGTAAACGTGCTGTGACCCTGATCCAGGCGGAACACTTGCCGGTTATCGCGGCCCTCGCCCGTATAGGCGCGGTGCAGCCGGAGCAGTTGCGGCGAAACCTTGTGATTTCAGGCATCAACCTTGCAGCCCTGCGCAAGGCGGCGCTGCGGGTTGGCAGTGCGGTGCTGCAGGTCACCGGGCCTTGCCCGCCATGTTCAAGGATGGAGGAAGTGCTGGGCCGCGGCGGATACAATGCGATGCGCGGGCATGGCGGCTGGTACGCAGAGGTGCTGGAACCGGGCAGGGTCGCCTTGGGCGACAGCGTTACGTTTCTGACAGACGCAGAATGA
- a CDS encoding class II glutamine amidotransferase, translating to MCRWAAYSGADVFLEDIISIPAHSLIAQSQKAAECKTATNGDGFGIAWYGQRPEPGLYRDVYPAWSDCNLRALVRQVKSGLFLAHVRASTGSATSRNNCHPFTAGRWSFMHNGQVGGFEKFRRHADMCIPDELYEHRKGATDSEVLFLLALQQGLDEDPKTALERAVARMEALSRARGATPHMRLSVAMSDGQRLYAARYSSDSVAPSVYYRWSSSMGGWAVVSEPLEQTGEAWNELKPGAFLTLTGDGAEIEPFHPFLE from the coding sequence ATGTGCCGCTGGGCTGCCTATTCGGGTGCCGATGTGTTCCTGGAAGACATCATCTCCATACCCGCGCATTCCCTGATTGCCCAAAGCCAGAAAGCGGCAGAGTGCAAGACGGCAACCAATGGCGACGGGTTCGGCATTGCCTGGTACGGTCAGCGCCCGGAGCCGGGCCTGTACCGCGACGTGTATCCGGCCTGGTCGGACTGCAATCTCCGGGCGCTGGTCCGGCAGGTCAAATCGGGGCTGTTCCTGGCGCATGTGCGGGCCTCGACGGGGTCGGCAACCAGCCGCAACAACTGCCATCCTTTCACCGCGGGCCGGTGGAGTTTCATGCATAACGGCCAGGTCGGCGGATTTGAGAAGTTCCGCCGCCATGCCGACATGTGCATCCCGGATGAGCTTTATGAGCACCGCAAAGGGGCGACCGACAGCGAGGTGCTGTTTCTGCTCGCCTTGCAGCAAGGCCTTGATGAGGATCCGAAGACGGCGCTGGAGCGGGCGGTTGCGCGGATGGAAGCCTTGTCCCGCGCACGGGGCGCCACGCCGCATATGCGCCTGTCTGTGGCAATGTCGGACGGGCAGAGGCTTTATGCGGCGCGCTATTCCTCCGACAGTGTTGCGCCTTCGGTCTATTACCGCTGGAGCAGCAGCATGGGCGGCTGGGCGGTGGTGTCGGAACCGCTGGAACAGACCGGGGAAGCCTGGAACGAGCTGAAGCCTGGCGCCTTTCTGACGCTGACCGGCGACGGGGCGGAGATCGAGCCGTTTCACCCGTTTCTGGAGTGA
- the typA gene encoding translational GTPase TypA: MDMRNIAIIAHVDHGKTTLVDELLKQSGAFRENQAVAERAMDSNDLERERGITIFAKPTSVEWNGTRINIVDTPGHADFGGEVERILSMVDGVVLLVDAAEGPMPQTKFVTSKALALGLRPIVVLNKVDKPDAEPDRALDECFDLFASLDATEDQLDFPHLYASGRSGWADADLDGPRKDLHALFNLIVNHVPEPKQIKRQGEDFRMLATTLGSDPFVGRILTGRVESGKLKVGATVQAISRIGQKIEQFRVTKIQAFRGLSQQDIEEAQAGDIVSIAGMSKATVADTICALAVDEPLDAQPIDPPTITVTFGINDSPLAGRDGKKVQSRVIRDRLMKEAESNVAIKIQDTPGGEAFEVSGRGELQMGVLIENMRREGFELSISRPQVIMKEVDGVKMEPIEEATIDVDDEYSGAVIEKLTGARKGELVEMRPAGAGKTRIIAHVPSRGLIGYHGEFLTDTRGTGVLNRVFHGWAPHKGAIPGRRAGVLISMENGQSVAYALWNLEERGKMMIGAQADIYTGMIIGEHSRDNDLEVNPLKGKKLTNVRASGTDDAVRLTTPMTLSLEEAIAYINDDELVEVTPNNVRLRKRYLDPHERKRMAKASA, from the coding sequence ATGGATATGCGCAACATCGCAATCATTGCTCACGTTGACCACGGCAAAACCACCCTGGTCGACGAGCTGCTGAAACAGTCCGGCGCCTTCCGCGAAAATCAAGCTGTGGCAGAACGCGCCATGGACAGCAACGATCTGGAGCGCGAGCGCGGCATCACCATTTTTGCCAAACCGACCTCGGTCGAGTGGAATGGCACCCGCATCAACATCGTCGACACCCCCGGCCACGCCGATTTCGGCGGCGAGGTGGAGCGCATCCTGTCGATGGTCGACGGCGTGGTGCTGCTGGTGGACGCCGCCGAAGGCCCGATGCCGCAGACCAAATTCGTGACCTCCAAGGCGCTGGCCCTGGGTCTGCGCCCGATCGTGGTGCTGAACAAGGTCGACAAGCCCGACGCCGAGCCCGACCGCGCGCTGGACGAATGCTTTGACCTGTTCGCCTCGCTCGACGCGACCGAAGACCAGCTGGACTTCCCGCATCTTTACGCTTCCGGCCGCTCCGGCTGGGCCGATGCCGATCTGGACGGCCCCCGCAAGGACCTGCACGCGCTGTTCAACCTGATCGTGAACCACGTGCCGGAACCCAAGCAGATCAAGCGCCAGGGCGAAGATTTCCGGATGCTGGCGACCACGCTCGGCAGCGATCCTTTCGTGGGCCGCATCCTGACCGGCCGCGTTGAATCCGGCAAGCTCAAGGTCGGCGCCACCGTGCAGGCGATCTCCCGCATCGGCCAGAAGATCGAGCAGTTCCGCGTCACCAAGATCCAGGCGTTCCGCGGCCTGTCCCAGCAGGACATCGAAGAAGCCCAGGCGGGCGACATCGTCTCCATCGCCGGCATGTCCAAGGCCACCGTGGCCGACACCATCTGCGCGCTCGCCGTCGATGAGCCGCTGGACGCGCAGCCGATCGACCCGCCGACCATCACCGTGACCTTCGGCATCAACGACAGCCCGCTGGCGGGCCGCGACGGCAAAAAGGTGCAGTCCCGCGTCATCCGCGACCGCCTGATGAAAGAGGCCGAAAGCAACGTCGCCATCAAGATCCAGGACACCCCCGGCGGTGAGGCGTTCGAGGTTTCCGGCCGCGGCGAACTGCAAATGGGCGTTCTGATCGAAAACATGCGCCGCGAAGGCTTCGAGCTGTCGATCTCCCGCCCGCAGGTGATCATGAAGGAAGTCGACGGCGTCAAGATGGAGCCGATCGAGGAAGCCACCATCGACGTGGACGACGAATACTCCGGCGCGGTGATCGAAAAGCTGACCGGCGCCCGCAAGGGCGAACTGGTCGAGATGCGGCCCGCAGGCGCAGGCAAGACCCGCATCATCGCCCATGTCCCCTCGCGCGGCCTCATCGGCTATCACGGCGAGTTCCTGACCGACACCCGCGGAACCGGCGTGCTGAACCGCGTGTTCCACGGCTGGGCACCGCACAAGGGCGCCATCCCGGGCCGCCGCGCCGGCGTGCTGATTTCGATGGAGAACGGCCAGTCGGTGGCTTATGCGCTGTGGAACCTGGAAGAGCGCGGCAAGATGATGATCGGCGCCCAGGCAGACATCTACACCGGCATGATCATCGGCGAGCATTCGCGCGACAACGACCTGGAAGTGAACCCGCTGAAAGGCAAGAAGCTGACCAACGTGCGGGCCTCCGGCACCGACGACGCGGTGCGCCTGACCACTCCGATGACGCTGTCGCTGGAAGAGGCGATCGCGTACATCAACGACGACGAGCTGGTCGAGGTGACGCCGAACAACGTGCGCCTGCGCAAGCGCTACCTGGACCCGCATGAACGCAAGCGGATGGCCAAGGCAAGCGCCTGA
- a CDS encoding cysteine desulfurase family protein translates to MKRVYLDHNATALLRPEAKDAMIAAMEVCGNPSSVHAEGRAAKALVEKARAQVAAAFGADGADIVFTSGSTEGASLALAGRGLHGAPVEHDAVRAWTVEDLKTGSDGGVEITDPAASTLQLANSETGIVQHLPDGLAVTDATQAFGKLPVAFNWLGAQMALISAHKLGGPKGIGALVMKRGTDLPAQIKGGGQEMGRRSGTENVIGIAGFGAAAEAAAKDLANGVWDRVAELRNILEKALVSGASHTIFVGKDQKRLPNTLCFATPGWKGETQVMQMDLAGFAISAGSACSSGKVRASAVLTAMGYDEATAQGAVRVSLGPETTEDDVLRFAEAWLQKEKKHRARAA, encoded by the coding sequence ATGAAGCGTGTTTACCTCGACCATAATGCCACCGCCCTCCTGCGCCCTGAGGCGAAGGATGCGATGATCGCGGCGATGGAGGTTTGCGGCAACCCGTCATCGGTGCATGCCGAGGGCCGCGCCGCCAAGGCGCTGGTGGAGAAGGCGCGGGCGCAGGTGGCCGCCGCCTTCGGTGCGGATGGGGCGGATATCGTGTTTACCTCCGGTTCGACCGAGGGCGCGTCGCTGGCGCTGGCCGGCCGCGGCCTGCATGGCGCGCCGGTGGAGCATGACGCGGTGCGCGCCTGGACTGTCGAGGATCTGAAAACCGGCTCTGATGGCGGGGTCGAAATTACCGATCCCGCGGCCTCTACCTTGCAGCTGGCCAACTCGGAAACCGGTATCGTGCAGCACCTGCCGGACGGGTTGGCGGTGACGGATGCGACCCAGGCCTTTGGCAAACTGCCCGTCGCCTTCAACTGGCTGGGCGCCCAGATGGCGCTGATTTCGGCGCATAAACTGGGCGGCCCCAAGGGCATTGGCGCGCTCGTCATGAAGCGCGGCACCGATCTGCCTGCCCAGATCAAGGGCGGCGGCCAGGAGATGGGCCGCCGGTCCGGCACAGAAAATGTCATTGGAATAGCAGGGTTCGGCGCCGCAGCTGAAGCAGCCGCCAAGGATCTGGCCAATGGGGTCTGGGACAGGGTTGCAGAACTTAGAAATATTCTAGAGAAGGCGCTTGTGTCTGGCGCAAGCCATACTATTTTTGTCGGGAAGGATCAGAAGCGGCTGCCGAACACCCTGTGTTTTGCAACGCCGGGCTGGAAGGGCGAAACCCAGGTCATGCAAATGGACCTTGCGGGATTTGCCATAAGCGCCGGCAGCGCCTGTTCCAGCGGCAAGGTGCGCGCCAGCGCGGTACTGACCGCCATGGGATATGACGAGGCCACGGCACAGGGCGCGGTGCGCGTGTCGCTGGGGCCGGAGACAACGGAAGACGACGTGCTGCGCTTTGCCGAGGCGTGGCTGCAGAAAGAAAAGAAACATCGCGCCCGTGCAGCGTGA
- a CDS encoding DUF1330 domain-containing protein codes for MPALWIAHVTVTDADAYGKYAELAGPAIAKHGGEFIARGGRFVQLEGKERPRNVVAKFPSVEAAVDCYHSAEYQEALDHARGASERELIVVETSE; via the coding sequence ATGCCCGCGCTTTGGATTGCACATGTGACCGTCACCGACGCCGATGCCTATGGCAAATATGCCGAACTGGCAGGCCCGGCCATCGCCAAGCATGGCGGCGAGTTCATCGCCCGCGGCGGCCGGTTCGTGCAGCTGGAGGGCAAGGAGCGCCCGCGCAACGTCGTTGCTAAATTTCCCAGCGTTGAAGCGGCAGTCGACTGTTATCACAGTGCCGAATACCAGGAGGCGCTGGACCATGCGCGCGGTGCCTCCGAGCGCGAGCTGATCGTGGTCGAAACCTCCGAGTAA
- a CDS encoding Rrf2 family transcriptional regulator, translating into MKLSTKGRYAMVALADIALQTQGDLVPLGDISKRQDISLPYLEQLFVKLRRSGLVESVRGPGGGYRLAKPASEIRIVDVLSAVDETVDAMHKGAGASGALSGSRAQSLTNRLWEGLSAHVYVFLHQTRLSDVIKNDLAPCPAVPSLFAVVDD; encoded by the coding sequence ATGAAGCTTTCCACCAAGGGGCGCTATGCTATGGTCGCATTGGCCGACATCGCGCTGCAAACGCAGGGCGATCTGGTGCCGCTGGGCGATATTTCCAAGCGCCAGGATATTTCCTTGCCTTACCTTGAACAGCTGTTCGTCAAGCTGCGCCGTTCCGGTCTGGTTGAATCGGTGCGCGGCCCCGGCGGCGGCTACCGCCTGGCCAAGCCGGCGTCGGAGATCCGGATTGTCGACGTTCTGTCTGCCGTGGATGAGACGGTGGATGCGATGCACAAGGGAGCTGGTGCCTCCGGGGCGCTGTCGGGCAGCCGGGCGCAATCGCTGACCAACCGCCTGTGGGAGGGGTTGAGCGCGCATGTCTATGTGTTCTTGCACCAGACCCGCCTGTCGGATGTGATCAAGAACGACTTGGCGCCGTGCCCGGCAGTGCCCAGCTTGTTTGCGGTTGTCGATGACTGA
- a CDS encoding alpha/beta hydrolase, with amino-acid sequence MPEVIFPGPEGRLEGRYHPQKEKDAPIAIVLHPHPQFGGTMNNKVVYNLHYAFYNMGFTVLRFNFRGVGRSQGEYDQGVGELSDAASALDYLQSMNTNSKHCWVAGFSFGAWIGMQLLMRRPEITGFISVAPPANMYDFSFLAPCPASGLIINGTADRVAPPADTANLVSKLHEQKGITITHTEIEGADHFFQDPYMDTMIGNVTDYVKRRLTETSR; translated from the coding sequence ATGCCCGAGGTCATCTTTCCCGGACCCGAAGGCCGCCTCGAAGGCCGCTATCACCCGCAAAAAGAAAAAGACGCCCCGATCGCCATCGTGCTGCACCCGCACCCGCAGTTCGGCGGCACCATGAACAACAAGGTGGTCTACAACCTCCACTATGCGTTCTACAACATGGGCTTCACGGTTCTGCGCTTCAATTTCCGCGGCGTCGGCCGCAGCCAGGGCGAATACGACCAGGGCGTGGGCGAGCTGTCCGATGCCGCCTCGGCGCTGGATTACCTGCAGTCGATGAACACCAACTCCAAGCATTGCTGGGTTGCAGGCTTCTCCTTTGGCGCCTGGATCGGTATGCAGCTGCTGATGCGGCGGCCCGAAATCACCGGCTTTATCTCAGTCGCCCCGCCGGCCAATATGTACGACTTCTCGTTCCTGGCGCCCTGCCCGGCCTCCGGCCTGATCATCAACGGCACCGCCGACCGCGTGGCGCCGCCCGCCGATACCGCCAATCTGGTCAGCAAGCTGCATGAGCAGAAGGGCATCACCATCACCCATACCGAGATCGAGGGTGCGGACCACTTCTTCCAGGATCCGTATATGGACACGATGATCGGCAACGTGACCGATTACGTGAAGCGCCGCCTGACGGAGACCTCCCGCTGA
- the alaS gene encoding alanine--tRNA ligase gives MPTLNDIRSTFLNYFAKNGHEVVDSSPLVPRNDPTLMFTNSGMVQFKNCFTGVETREYKRATSSQKCVRAGGKHNDLDNVGYTARHHTFFEMLGNFSFGDYFKEEAIPFAWELITKEFDIPKDRLYTTVYHTDDEAFEIWKKMGVPEDRIIRIATSDNFWQMGDTGPCGPCTEIFYDHGDHIWGGPPGSPEEDGDRFIEIWNLVFMQNERFADGTMVDLDMQSIDTGMGLERIAALLQGTHDNYETDLFRSLIEASANATNTDPFGDQNVHHRVIADHLRSCSFLIAEGVLPSNEGRGYVLRRIMRRAMRHASLLGANDPVMHKLVPSLVQKMGAAYPELGQGQALIEETFEQEETRFLKTLDRGLKLLDEASAGLGKGDVLPGETAFKLYDTYGFPLDLTQDALRAKEIEVDTGGFDAAMKAQKEQSRAGGIGLGEAADVKVYFDIVDAAGTTDFLGYETEKAEGQIVAIVKDGAQLQSAAKGDTVQIILNQTPFYGESGGQVGDSGVLTVAGGAARITDTKKVEGLFLHLAEVTEGEIAVGQGAAMEVDHDRRSKIRANHSATHLLHEALRNALGEHVAQKGSLNAADRLRFDFSHNKAMSAEELAKVGAEVNDFIRQNTPVSTRIMTPDDARELGAQALFGEKYGDEVRVVSMGRAATGKGHDGDTYSIELCGGTHVKQTGDIGTFVILGDSASSAGVRRIEALTGAAAVEHLEREAGRMAEVAAALKAQPAEVLDRLKAMMDERKALQNEISNLKQQIAMGGGSGGGAEAKDVNGKKFLAQALKGVSGKDLRGLIDKHKQNIGSGVILLIAEEDGKVAVAAGVTDDLTGEVSAVDVLKAAVPAVGGKGGGGRPDMAQGGGKDFSGAEEAIKAAEAVLAG, from the coding sequence ATGCCGACGCTCAACGATATCCGCTCTACCTTCCTGAACTACTTTGCCAAAAACGGGCACGAGGTGGTCGACTCCAGCCCGCTGGTGCCGCGCAACGATCCCACGTTGATGTTCACCAACTCCGGCATGGTGCAGTTCAAAAACTGCTTCACCGGGGTGGAAACCCGCGAGTACAAGCGCGCGACGTCGTCGCAGAAATGCGTCCGGGCCGGCGGCAAGCACAACGATCTCGACAACGTGGGCTATACCGCGCGCCACCACACATTCTTTGAGATGCTCGGCAACTTCTCCTTCGGCGACTACTTCAAGGAGGAGGCGATCCCCTTTGCCTGGGAGCTGATCACCAAGGAGTTCGATATTCCGAAGGACCGGCTCTACACCACCGTCTATCACACCGATGACGAAGCCTTTGAGATCTGGAAGAAAATGGGCGTGCCGGAGGACCGGATCATCCGCATCGCGACCTCCGACAATTTCTGGCAGATGGGCGACACCGGCCCCTGCGGCCCCTGCACCGAGATCTTCTATGACCACGGCGACCACATCTGGGGCGGCCCTCCGGGTTCTCCGGAGGAAGACGGCGACCGTTTCATCGAGATCTGGAACCTCGTCTTCATGCAGAACGAGCGGTTCGCGGACGGCACGATGGTCGATCTGGACATGCAGTCCATCGACACCGGCATGGGGCTGGAGCGGATTGCGGCGCTGCTGCAGGGCACCCATGACAACTATGAAACCGATCTGTTCAGATCGCTGATCGAGGCGTCCGCGAACGCGACGAACACCGATCCGTTCGGGGATCAGAACGTGCATCACCGGGTGATCGCCGATCACCTGAGGTCCTGCTCCTTCCTGATCGCCGAGGGCGTGCTGCCCTCGAACGAAGGCCGCGGCTATGTTCTGCGCCGGATCATGCGCCGCGCGATGCGCCATGCCTCGCTGCTGGGCGCCAACGATCCGGTGATGCACAAGCTGGTTCCGTCGCTGGTGCAGAAGATGGGTGCCGCCTATCCGGAGCTTGGCCAGGGGCAGGCGCTGATCGAAGAGACCTTCGAGCAGGAGGAAACCCGCTTCCTCAAGACCCTGGACCGCGGCCTGAAGCTGCTGGATGAGGCCTCTGCCGGTCTGGGCAAAGGTGACGTCTTGCCGGGTGAAACTGCGTTCAAACTGTATGACACCTATGGCTTCCCGCTCGACCTGACCCAGGACGCGCTGCGCGCCAAGGAGATCGAGGTCGACACCGGCGGCTTTGACGCCGCGATGAAGGCCCAGAAGGAGCAATCGCGCGCTGGCGGCATCGGGCTGGGCGAAGCGGCGGATGTGAAGGTTTACTTCGATATTGTCGATGCAGCCGGCACCACTGATTTCCTGGGCTATGAGACTGAAAAGGCCGAGGGCCAGATTGTCGCCATCGTCAAGGACGGGGCGCAGCTGCAATCCGCCGCCAAGGGCGACACGGTTCAGATCATCCTGAACCAGACGCCGTTTTACGGCGAAAGCGGCGGCCAGGTGGGTGACAGCGGCGTGCTGACCGTTGCCGGCGGCGCGGCGCGCATCACAGACACCAAAAAGGTGGAGGGCCTGTTCCTGCACCTCGCCGAAGTGACCGAGGGCGAGATCGCCGTCGGGCAGGGCGCCGCGATGGAAGTGGACCACGACCGCCGCAGCAAGATCCGGGCCAACCACTCGGCCACCCATCTGCTGCACGAGGCGCTGCGCAACGCGCTGGGGGAGCATGTGGCGCAGAAGGGCTCGCTGAATGCGGCGGACCGGCTGCGGTTTGACTTCAGCCACAACAAGGCGATGAGCGCGGAGGAACTGGCCAAGGTCGGCGCCGAGGTGAATGATTTCATCCGCCAGAACACGCCGGTCTCCACCCGGATCATGACCCCGGATGATGCGCGCGAACTGGGCGCTCAGGCGCTGTTCGGCGAGAAATACGGTGACGAGGTCCGCGTTGTCTCCATGGGCCGCGCAGCCACAGGCAAGGGCCATGACGGTGACACCTATTCGATCGAGCTGTGCGGCGGCACCCATGTGAAGCAGACCGGCGACATCGGCACCTTTGTCATTCTGGGCGACAGCGCTTCGTCGGCTGGCGTGCGCCGGATCGAGGCGCTGACCGGCGCGGCGGCGGTGGAGCATCTGGAGCGCGAAGCGGGCCGGATGGCCGAGGTCGCAGCGGCCCTGAAGGCGCAGCCTGCGGAGGTTCTGGACCGTCTCAAGGCGATGATGGACGAGCGCAAGGCGCTGCAGAACGAGATTTCCAACCTCAAGCAGCAGATCGCCATGGGCGGCGGCTCCGGCGGTGGCGCCGAGGCCAAGGACGTGAATGGCAAGAAGTTCCTGGCCCAGGCGCTCAAGGGCGTGTCCGGCAAGGACCTGCGCGGCCTGATCGACAAGCACAAGCAAAACATCGGCTCCGGTGTGATCCTGCTGATCGCCGAAGAAGACGGCAAGGTGGCCGTGGCCGCCGGCGTGACCGACGATCTGACCGGCGAAGTCTCTGCCGTGGACGTGCTCAAGGCCGCGGTTCCGGCCGTTGGCGGCAAGGGCGGCGGCGGCCGTCCGGATATGGCCCAGGGCGGCGGCAAGGACTTCTCCGGCGCCGAGGAGGCGATCAAGGCTGCGGAGGCCGTGCTGGCGGGCTGA
- a CDS encoding DMT family transporter produces MPVHYFYLIIAVAAETIGTTALQASQQFSRLGPSLIVLVAYAFSFYMMGLTLKYMPVGVVYAIWSGLGILLIAVIAFIVFGQKLDLPAVIGMLLIMSGIIVIHLFSKTSGH; encoded by the coding sequence ATGCCGGTACACTATTTCTACCTGATCATCGCCGTAGCGGCGGAAACCATCGGCACCACGGCGCTGCAGGCCAGCCAGCAGTTTTCCCGGCTGGGGCCGTCGCTGATCGTTCTGGTGGCGTATGCCTTTTCCTTCTACATGATGGGGCTGACGCTCAAATACATGCCGGTGGGCGTCGTCTATGCCATCTGGTCCGGTCTCGGCATCCTGCTGATTGCGGTGATCGCCTTTATCGTTTTCGGCCAGAAACTGGATCTGCCTGCGGTGATCGGCATGCTGCTGATCATGTCCGGCATCATCGTCATCCACCTGTTTTCCAAGACCTCCGGCCACTGA